Within the Streptomyces sp. NBC_00554 genome, the region GCCTCCTTTTCCCCAGAACCAGGTAACACCCGTTCGGGTGAGGCCTCCACCGGAGAGCGTGCGGGCCGTGCGGTTACTGGGCTGTGGGCGGGTGCCGGGCGCGCGGTGATCCCATACCGGGGTCCCTGGCCCCCGTACGGCTTGTCATATGCGCCCATTTGCAGCCAAACCGCTCGCGCGAGGCGCCCCCGAGGCCTTGCCTGGTGGGGTGTCCCACCGTGCCCGCAGCGCCCTTTCGGCCGCGCTGATCGTCCTCGCCTGCCTGCTCACGCCGCTGGGCGCGCTCTCGGCCTGGGCGCTGTACGGGATCGGCGACACGGCCCGTTACGAGGCCACGATGGCGCCGCTGGCCGCCGACGCGGACGTACGGGACGCGATCGCGGCCGGGGTCACGGACGGGATCATGCGGGAGGTCCACGTACGGCCGCGGATGCAGGGTCCGGTGAACTCCTTCGTGCGGGACGCGGTGCGCTCGTTCACGCAGACCGAGGCGTACCGCACGGCCTGGGAGGCCGCGAACATCGCCGCGCACGACGCCCTGATGCGGGCGCTGCGCGACGACAGCGAGGGCCCGGTGACCGTCGACCTCGCGACCGTCACCGAGCGCGTGAAGCGCCAACTCGCCGACGACCACATGCCGTTGGCGAACCGTATCCCCGTCGAGCACACCCGGCTCACGGTGCTCGCGGCCGAGGATCTGACCCGGCTCCGGAAGGGTTTCCACGTGCTCGAAGTCGCCGCGTTCTGGCTGCCGGCCGCCTCGGTCGTCCTCACCCTCGCCGGGATCCTCGTCGCGGTGTGCCGCCGCCGCGCGGTGCTCTCGACAGGGCTCGGCACCGCGCTGGGCGCCGCGCTGCTCGGCGTGGCGATCGCCGTCGGCCGCCGGCTCACCCTCGCCGACCTGCCGCCCGGCGTCTCCCCCACGGCGGCGGGCGCGGTGTACGACGCCCTCACGTCCACGCTCCGCCTGGCCTGCTGGCTGCTCCTCGCACTCGGCGTCACCGTGGCCGCCGCCGCACTGCTCACGGGCGCGTACGCACGGCACCGGCGGGCGGGCACGGAGGAGGTGCCCGCGGAAGCTCCGGTGGAAGGAGCGTCGCGGGTCCGGGCCTGACCGCACCCACACCCCTCTCATTGCACTAGACCAAAGACCTTATTGCACTGGGGAGTTGGTGTGTCTAGGGTCGTGACCATGGCATCCGAAGTCCCGCCCCACGACTCCTCGTACCTCGCCCACGCGGACGAAGGCGACGCCGACTCCACGGCGCTCCCCCTCGTCCTCATCCACGGCCACCCCTTCGACCGCACGATGTGGGCCCCGCAGATCACCGCGTTCGCCCCCTCCCGGCGGGTCGTCGCCCCCGACCTGCGCGGCTACGGCGCGTCCCCGGTGGTGCCCGGCGTCACCCCGCTCTCCACGTTCGCCGAGGACATCGCGGCGCTCCTCGACGACCTGGGCGTCGAGGAGTTCGTCCTCGCCGGTCTTTCGATGGGCGGGCAGATCGTCATGGAGTGCTACCGGCAGTTCCCCGAGCGCATCCGGGGTCTGGTCCTCGCGGACACCTTCCCGGCCGCCGAGACGCCGGAGGGCAAGAAGACGCGGAACGCGATGGCGGACCGGCTGCTGCGCGAGGGGATGCGCGGATACGCCGACGAGGTGCTGCGCAAGATGGTCGCGCCGTACGCGGACGCGGAGGTCGCGGCGCACGTGCACCGCATGATGACCGCAACCTCACCCGAGGGCGCGGCGGCGGCCCTGCGCGGCCGCGCGGAACGCCCCGACTACCGCTCACTGCTGACCGGGGTCACGGTCCCGGCCCTCGTGGTCGTGGGCGCCGACGACGAGTTCACACCGGTCTCCGACGCGGAGGCGATGC harbors:
- a CDS encoding alpha/beta fold hydrolase — translated: MASEVPPHDSSYLAHADEGDADSTALPLVLIHGHPFDRTMWAPQITAFAPSRRVVAPDLRGYGASPVVPGVTPLSTFAEDIAALLDDLGVEEFVLAGLSMGGQIVMECYRQFPERIRGLVLADTFPAAETPEGKKTRNAMADRLLREGMRGYADEVLRKMVAPYADAEVAAHVHRMMTATSPEGAAAALRGRAERPDYRSLLTGVTVPALVVVGADDEFTPVSDAEAMHAALPDSTLQVIDSAAHMPNLERPEEFNEALAGFLARLDG